From a single Macrobrachium rosenbergii isolate ZJJX-2024 chromosome 7, ASM4041242v1, whole genome shotgun sequence genomic region:
- the LOC136840214 gene encoding uncharacterized protein → MVAPFPDGRIARSMVRIPGSGSSEDARLACLNLGTVSSFAGIVQVPQNLSLTMRNGRQQMMSSLSLGATKQKPESTSLLNDDGTNSEEKVDSSASTLANEGASRATRVDAIASVLNINSNQSSAGRGTTPSTVANGSRQKRPFRQESAEEPAVVPKRYKAMAATSSNLAVPSGTMGTTGSLSLPLLLPVVTSSGTTMAVPIAHCNNGQPSFFLPEVMSQANTQHPAVLVPGQFPIVEPRGVQQMVQERDQLMKENISLKRRLSLFHHLLRNKEKLSRVLRHLEAIRS, encoded by the coding sequence ATGGTTGCTCCGTTTCCCGATGGTCGTATTGCACGCTCGATGGTGCGCATTCCTGGCAGTGGCAGCAGTGAAGATGCAAGATTGGCCTGTTTGAATTTAGGAACCGTGTCATCCTTTGCAGGAATTGTTCAAGTCCCGCAAAATCTCTCCCTCACCATGCGTAATGGACGTCAACAAATGATGTCATCGCTGAGTCTGGGAGCAACCAAACAGAAGCCGGAATCGACGTCATTGCTCAATGATGACGGCACCAATTCTGAGGAAAAGGTCGATTCATCAGCATCAACTCTCGCCAACGAAGGTGCTTCACGCGCCACGCGAGTTGATGCCATAGCTTCTGTCCTGAACATCAATAGTAACCAGTCATCGGCGGGCAGAGGGACGACTCCATCAACCGTTGCAAACGGTTCAAGGCAAAAACGGCCGTTCCGCCAAGAGTCTGCCGAAGAACCAGCTGTTGTTCCCAAACGGTACAAAGCGATGGCGGCAACTTCATCCAACTTGGCCGTCCCATCTGGAACTATGGGAACAACCGGATCATTATCCCTGCCCTTACTTCTTCCAGTGGTCACTTCTAGTGGCACGACGATGGCAGTACCCATTGCTCACTGCAACAACGGACAGCCGTCTTTCTTCTTGCCGGAGGTGATGTCACAAGCAAATACTCAGCACCCAGCTGTCCTGGTGCCAGGGCAATTTCCCATAGTCGAACCTCGCGGTGTTCAGCAAATGGTTCAGGAAAGAGACCAACTCATGAAGGAGAACATATCTCTGAAGCGGCGGTTATCCCTCTTCCACCACTTGTTGAGGAACAAGGAGAAATTGTCCCGGGTTCTGAGACACCTTGAAGCAATCCGCTCTTAG